The proteins below come from a single Myxococcus xanthus genomic window:
- a CDS encoding sulfite exporter TauE/SafE family protein: MTVLLLIAVGALAGTLGAMLGIGGGIVLVPALVLGFDIPVEQAIPASLMCVVASSCSAAAGYVHKHLSDIRLGLSLELATVMGAIAGGMVAAMVAPAMVAVVFGLFTLYVALQMLLLRSPRQEPAAMDDYAPANYPLGISGSFVAGGLSSLLGVGGGPLKVPLMAYGMHVPFKVASATSNLMIGVTGAASVAAYALRGHLKLALVSPLVVGVLGGAYVGSRLMPRVPTAVLKRLFAVVLLVVAGQMLWKGGEGLWPSILK; encoded by the coding sequence ATGACAGTCCTACTCCTCATCGCGGTGGGCGCACTCGCGGGTACCTTGGGTGCGATGCTCGGCATCGGAGGCGGAATCGTCCTGGTGCCCGCGCTGGTGCTGGGGTTCGACATTCCTGTGGAGCAAGCCATCCCCGCGAGCCTCATGTGCGTGGTGGCCAGCTCGTGCTCCGCCGCCGCGGGCTATGTGCACAAACACCTGAGTGACATCCGCCTGGGGCTGTCGCTGGAGCTGGCGACGGTGATGGGCGCCATCGCTGGCGGCATGGTGGCCGCCATGGTGGCGCCGGCGATGGTGGCGGTGGTGTTCGGGCTCTTCACGCTCTACGTGGCGCTGCAGATGTTGCTGCTGCGTTCGCCGCGCCAGGAGCCCGCCGCGATGGACGACTACGCGCCCGCCAACTACCCGCTGGGCATCTCCGGCTCCTTCGTGGCCGGTGGACTGTCCTCGCTGTTGGGGGTGGGCGGAGGACCGCTCAAGGTGCCGCTGATGGCGTACGGCATGCACGTGCCGTTCAAGGTGGCCAGCGCGACGAGCAACCTGATGATTGGCGTCACGGGCGCCGCGAGCGTTGCCGCGTACGCGTTGAGGGGCCATCTGAAACTGGCGCTGGTGTCACCGTTGGTGGTGGGTGTCCTGGGAGGCGCATATGTGGGCAGTCGGCTGATGCCGAGGGTGCCCACGGCGGTGCTCAAGCGTTTGTTCGCGGTGGTGTTGTTGGTGGTCGCGGGACAGATGCTGTGGAAGGGAGGGGAGGGATTGTGGCCGAGCATCCTGAAGTGA
- a CDS encoding helix-turn-helix domain-containing protein, with protein MNDNALNANVGLKLRGLRLARNIKQADAAKDLGVSPAYLNLIEKGKRVMPFPLLWKALRYFDQDPEQFMSTLGEGRVDEALAKLLDEPLLKSLDIDPESLQSLSAEPKLAGTVAALFNLYKNTRTQLENVLAQLNVEERTRAQGGPGNGTSPGVRFDYSPFDEVSDFLEKHRNYFPELEEQADALRRDVRLERQITSGQLIRLLEERFGYRVLFDDPSPSGSSVVRRLDPEERTLTLSPFLTEQPLKFQIAASIGLLVMDREKLLERVLDAGRMRHGETQRLIKVNLANYFAGALMLPYGDFFKEVQRTRYDVELLSSIFGSTYETVAHRLCNLSDPKRPGLPFHFLRADIAGNISKRYSGTGIRFASGGGSCAKWAVHLAFLNPSQLTRQYSIMPDGTAYFCFAKVQLQPIEGSIVKGTAYSIGLGTHAENAKYLAYGLPTTDLRKDAIPSGISCRFCERTDCNQRAAASYRFAFAFDEYTKKDCFFSPILVHEKADKAEKDRHPGAHSLAVAANGTDGSEKDDSLDKTSRRRKGGDA; from the coding sequence ATGAACGACAACGCACTGAACGCCAACGTGGGCCTGAAGCTTCGGGGACTGCGCCTTGCACGGAACATCAAGCAGGCGGACGCAGCCAAGGACCTGGGCGTTTCCCCCGCGTACCTGAACCTCATCGAGAAGGGTAAGCGGGTGATGCCCTTCCCCCTGCTCTGGAAGGCCCTGCGCTACTTCGACCAGGACCCCGAGCAGTTCATGTCCACGCTGGGCGAAGGCCGCGTGGACGAAGCGCTCGCGAAGCTGCTGGACGAGCCGCTCCTCAAGAGCCTCGACATCGACCCGGAGTCGCTCCAGTCCCTCTCCGCGGAGCCGAAGCTCGCGGGCACGGTGGCGGCGCTCTTCAACCTCTACAAGAACACCCGCACGCAGTTGGAGAACGTGCTGGCACAGCTCAACGTCGAGGAGCGCACGCGTGCCCAGGGCGGCCCGGGCAACGGCACCTCGCCCGGCGTGCGCTTCGACTACTCGCCCTTCGACGAGGTCAGCGACTTCCTGGAGAAGCACCGCAACTACTTCCCGGAGCTGGAAGAGCAGGCGGACGCGCTGCGCCGCGACGTGCGGCTGGAGCGGCAGATCACCAGCGGTCAGCTCATCCGGCTCCTGGAGGAGCGCTTCGGCTACCGCGTCCTCTTCGACGACCCGTCCCCCTCCGGCTCGTCCGTGGTGCGGCGGTTGGACCCGGAGGAGCGGACGCTGACGCTGTCGCCCTTCCTCACCGAACAGCCGCTGAAGTTCCAGATTGCCGCGTCCATTGGCCTGCTGGTGATGGACCGAGAGAAGCTGCTGGAGCGCGTGCTGGACGCGGGCCGCATGCGCCACGGCGAGACGCAGCGGCTCATCAAGGTGAACCTGGCCAACTACTTCGCCGGCGCGCTGATGCTGCCCTACGGGGACTTCTTCAAGGAGGTCCAGCGCACGCGCTACGACGTGGAGTTGCTGTCGAGCATCTTCGGTTCCACCTACGAGACGGTGGCCCACCGCCTGTGCAACCTGTCGGACCCGAAGCGCCCCGGGCTTCCGTTCCACTTCCTGCGCGCGGACATCGCCGGCAACATCTCCAAGCGATACAGCGGCACCGGCATCCGCTTCGCCTCCGGCGGCGGAAGTTGCGCCAAGTGGGCCGTGCACCTGGCCTTCCTCAACCCGTCCCAGCTGACGCGGCAGTACTCCATCATGCCGGACGGCACCGCCTATTTCTGCTTCGCCAAGGTGCAGCTCCAGCCGATTGAGGGTTCCATCGTCAAGGGCACCGCGTACTCCATCGGCCTGGGCACCCACGCGGAGAACGCCAAGTACCTGGCCTACGGCCTGCCCACGACGGACCTGCGCAAGGACGCCATTCCGTCCGGCATCTCCTGCCGCTTCTGCGAGCGCACCGACTGCAACCAGCGCGCGGCGGCCAGCTACCGTTTCGCCTTCGCCTTCGACGAGTACACGAAGAAGGACTGCTTCTTCTCCCCCATCCTCGTCCACGAAAAGGCCGATAAGGCGGAGAAGGACCGGCACCCGGGCGCCCATTCCCTGGCCGTGGCCGCCAACGGGACTGACGGGAGCGAGAAGGACGATTCGTTGGACAAGACCTCCCGCCGCCGCAAGGGTGGCGACGCCTGA
- a CDS encoding tetratricopeptide repeat protein codes for MHHPPEDTQRTHILDAIQKQKNALAPLRITGSPTEVGQGLVNLAELHGLLEDHAASRQFYEEALEKFQEAKYKPGQAQALMGLGVVKANFEDHRGAIEQIARAAMLFNESKDREGEALARACIGESLRSLGQPEAAEEKYQEALILLRQTRNTERVARLLIDIGDIRMEKGDYEPARKRFLEAVPLLEQGEDPEALALGHLLLGESEGLLGNHEGARPHLLRAVELYQEVHDHAYEARARWDLGLSCYYQQDFAAARKQFETLIPLYGDLGQTGEVAKVQNILAHFTARGV; via the coding sequence ATGCACCACCCGCCCGAAGACACCCAACGCACCCACATCCTCGACGCCATCCAGAAGCAGAAGAACGCGCTGGCGCCGCTGCGCATCACCGGCTCGCCCACCGAGGTGGGACAGGGTCTGGTGAACCTGGCCGAGCTGCACGGTCTGCTGGAGGACCACGCCGCCAGCCGGCAATTCTACGAAGAGGCGCTCGAGAAGTTCCAGGAGGCCAAGTACAAGCCCGGCCAGGCGCAGGCCCTGATGGGGCTGGGCGTGGTGAAGGCGAACTTCGAGGACCACCGCGGCGCCATCGAGCAGATTGCCCGCGCCGCCATGCTCTTCAACGAGTCCAAGGACCGTGAGGGCGAGGCCCTGGCCCGCGCCTGCATCGGCGAATCCCTGCGCTCGCTGGGCCAGCCGGAGGCCGCCGAGGAGAAGTACCAGGAGGCGCTCATCCTCCTGCGCCAGACGCGAAACACGGAGCGGGTGGCGCGGCTGCTCATCGACATCGGCGACATCCGCATGGAGAAGGGCGACTACGAGCCCGCGCGCAAGCGCTTCCTGGAGGCCGTGCCCCTGCTGGAGCAGGGCGAGGACCCGGAGGCGCTCGCACTGGGCCACCTGCTGCTGGGCGAGTCCGAGGGGCTCCTCGGCAACCACGAAGGTGCGCGCCCGCACCTGCTCCGCGCGGTGGAGCTGTACCAGGAGGTGCACGACCACGCGTATGAGGCCCGCGCCCGCTGGGACTTGGGCCTGTCCTGCTACTACCAGCAGGACTTCGCGGCGGCCCGCAAGCAGTTCGAGACGCTGATTCCGCTCTACGGGGATCTGGGTCAGACGGGCGAAGTGGCCAAGGTCCAGAACATCCTGGCCCACTTCACCGCGCGCGGCGTGTGA